The nucleotide window CAGGACGTGGGGTCGTCCTGGAAGAGCACCCAGACCAGCAGCACGGCGGCTGAGAGAAATGCCATGACGGGGGCCAGGAAGGAACCGGTGCGGCCGCGGCCGCGGGCCCCGGCGGCGATCAGCTCGGCCAGTGGTCCGGAGTCGGCGAGGTCGGCCAGCGCCCGGGCGGCGCGGTCGGTGCGCCGGGCTGGGGGTCCCCCCGGCGTTAGCCGGGGGAGGGTCAGCGAGCGCAGCACCCGGCCCGCCGTGGTGTAGCAGGCGGCCAGCGCACAGCCGATGAGCAGGGCGTAGAAGACGATGCGCGGGGTGGTGAGGGCGGTGAGCACCGCGATCATGGCCCAGCGCTCGCCGATCGGCAGCACGATCATGCGCCGCACCCAGACCGTCCAGCCGACGCTGTCGAGCTTGTCGGAGAGCGCCGCGGTCGGGCTCGTATTGGCGCTCGCACCCGTTGCATCGTGATTCGCCTCGTTGAAGGAGAAGTCGACGACATGGCGGCAGGTCTGCAGCACCATCGCGCCGAGCGCCAGCGCCCAGACGTCGTCCCCTCCCCCACTGCCGCTCGCGGCCGATGCCCCCAGGGCCAGGCCCGCGTAGTACGCGTACTCCTTGGCCCGGTCGAAGGTGGCGTCCAGCCAGGCACCCATCGTCGAGTACTGCAGGGAGTAGCGGGCGAGCTGCCCGTCGGTGCAGTCCAGGACGAAGGAGAAGAGCAGCAGCAGGCCGGCGGCGACGAAGCCGCCGCGGGTTCCGGTGGCCGCGCAGCCGGCCGCGATCAGCGCGGTGAGCAGGGACGCGGTGGTGACCTGGTTGGGGGTGAGCCCGCGCCGGGCGCACCAGCGGGCGAGGTAGCGGGAGTACGGGCTGATGCAGTGGGTGGTGAAGAACCCGTCGCGGGACTTCACGGCGGTGCGCAGCCGGACCGCCTCGTCGTCGACGGCGGCGACGGCTTCCCGCGCCTCCTCGCGCCGGGCGGGGGTGAGCGCGACGGTGGCGACCAGGCTGCCCAGCTCGACGCGGTGCAGGCCGGCGCCGTCGCGGTCGAGGGCCTCGGTGAGGGTGTCGGTGAGGACGTCCGTGAGGTGGGCGGTGCCGGCGCCGACCGGGATCCGGCCGACGGCCCGGGCCAGCGCGCCGCGGGCCCCGGGCTGCACGGTGAGCGCGCCCGGCACGGCCGCGGCCGGGAAGCGGGGGTCGGTCAGCGCCAGCCGCAGGGCGTGCAGATGGCCGACGAAACGGGGGTCGACGACGGCGACCCGCTCCTGTGCGGGCACCGCGGCGATCAGCTCGCCGGCGGCAGCGGGATCGTTCGCCGTGCGGACGTCAAAACCCAGCGTGCGCAGGTCGGCTTCGAGCGGCGACCCGGCGACCGGCGGACCGGTGAGGATGGCGGTCGACAGACGAACTCACTCCTTGGAAGCTGACAAGGCAGCACGGGCGGTCCGCAGTCGATTCCGCATTCGACACGAGCTACCCGGGCAGCGGGCGTGGCACACCTCGCCCCCGGAGGGGTGGGGTGGCACGTCGGCAGAGGTTATCGGATCGCCGGATGCGGCCGTTCACCGCGCATTCACCGCACGATCGAGTGACCGACGGCTGCGCCTGCCGCGATCATCATGGTGGATCGGGCGGCGCATGAACAACTGCGCTGCGCCCCCGGTGGCCGCCCCGGTGCCCCTTATGAGAGGGCTGGTCACGAGGCGGGCGGGTTGTGCCGGGGCAGGTGTGGTGCGCGCCATCCCGCATCCGGCGGGCGGTGGCCGCGCGCCGCTGCCACCGACCGGGCGGCCGCGATCTCGGCGCCGGGGGCACCGCACGGGGCGGCCGATGTGGCCCCTCTCACGGCGGGCGCACTCCCGGTCCGGCGCGCTGGCATGTGGCGCCGCGCACCCGCTGTGCCGCTGATGCGGACCTGGCTAGGGCAGACTTGGCGTCGAAGACCGACGACAAGGATGGGCATGCCGATCACACCTGCCAACGGACAGACCGCCGGGGACCCGGCGGTGAGCACACCGGGCGGCGCCGCCGAACCGATCATGCTGGAGCTGGTCGACGAGGACGGTACGACGATCGGCACCGCTGAGAAGCTCGCCGCCCATCAGCCTCCCGGGCAGCTGCACCGCGCGTTTTCGGTCTTTCTCTTCGACGAGAAGGGCCGACTGCTGCTCCAGCGCCGGGCCCTGGGGAAGTACCACTCCCCCGGTGTGTGGTCCAACACCTGCTGCGGTCACCCGTATCCCGGTGAGGCGCCCTTCGCGGCCGCGGCGCGCCGCACGGCCGAGGAACTGGGCCTGGCCCCCTCCCTGCTGGCCGAGGCGGGCACGGTGCGCTACAACCACCCCGATCCGGCCTCCGGCCTCGTGGAGCAGGAGTACAACCACCTGTTCGTCGGGCTGGTGCGGGCCGAACCGGCGCCCGACCCGGAGGAGATCGGCGAGATCGCGTTCGTGACGCCCCAGGAACTGGCCGACCGGCATGCCGAGGCGCCGTTCTCCGCGTGGTTCATGACCGTGCTGGATGCGGCGCGCCCGGCGGTGCGCGAACTCACCGGACACGCGGCGGGCTGGTAGCGAACGGGGCGAGCGGAAGCTCGGCCCAGATGGCCTTGCCGCCGTTCGCCGTGAGCTCCACACCGCATTTGCCGCCCGCCTCCGCGGTGAGCGACTTGACCAGCCACAGGCCGCGTCCGCCGACGTCACCCTGATCCGCCTCGAGAGCCTTGGGGCGGTAGGGGTGGCTGTCCTCGACCGCGATCTGCAGCCAGTTCGGGCCGATGGTGAGCTGTACGGCGATCTGGGGCGAGAGCAGGGCGGCGTGCCGGACGGCGTTGGTGACGAGTTCGGAGACGATGAGCAGCAGGCCGTCCATGATCTCGGCGGCCACGGGCACGCGCTGTTCGGCGAGCAGATCCCGGACCGCGTGCCGTGCCTGCGGCACCGAGGCATCCAGTGCCGGGGCGGTGAACCGCCAGACACCTTCGTACGCGAGCGGGGAGGTCAGCTCTTCGGGGGGTTCTGCGGGGGGTCCGGAAGGCATCCTCACAGGAAGAGTGTTGGGAATGCGCTGGTCCGGACCGGGCTGCTGACCACAAGTCGGCGTCTATCGACGCCTTTTGGCCACATCCGAGCGTTTCGGCGGGCCCGGCGACCGGTCCTGTCCCTCTCGTGCCTCGCTCGCGGACTGCCGCGAAGCATCGCCCCGCCGGCCCGTCCGTGGACCGTCCGGCCCTACAGCACAGCCGGTCCGGTGCCTGAGCACCGGACCGGCTGTATCTGTGCAGTAGCGGGGACAGGATTTGAACCTGCGACCTCTGGGTTATGAGCCCAGCGAGCTACCGAGCTGCTCCACCCCGCGTCGGTGCACACCACCCTACGGGTCGGTGGCCGGTGGGCCAAATCGATAATCCGCGCGGGTCCCGCGGGCGCCTGGTCCCGCCGCGCTCACACCGGCCGGTCGGTGATCCGTCCGGCGTCGACCTCGATCCGGCGGGTGGTGTGCACCGCTTGGAGCATCCGTCGGTCGTGGGTGACCAGCAGCAGGGTGCCGGGGTACGTGGCGAGAGCCGACTCCAGTTGTTCGATGGCCGGCAGATCGAGGTGGTTGGTCGGCTCGTCGAGGACGAGGAGGTTGACCCCGCGGCCCTGGAGGAGCGCGAGCGCGGCGCGGGTCCGCTCGCCCGGTGAGAGGGTGCGGGCCGGGCGCTGGACATGCGCCGCCTTCAGCCCGAACTTGGCGAGCAGGGTGCGGACATCGGCCGGCGACAGCTCCGGGACATGGACCCGGAAGGCCTCCATCAGCGGCTCCTGGCCCCCGCCGTCGCCGAAGAGCTGGCCGCGCGCCTGGTCGACCTCGCCGACCACGACCCCGGGGCCCAGCGCGGCATGCCCCTCGTCCAGCGGCAGCCGGCCGAGGAGGGCGGCGAGCAGGGTGGACTTGCCCGCGCCGTTGGGGCCGGTGATGGCGACCCGGTCCGCCCAGTCGATCTGGAGGTCCACCGGGCCGAAGCGGAAGGTGCCGCGCCGCACCCCGGCGCCGCGGAGGGTGGCCACCACCGCGCCGGCCCGCGGCGCGGCGGCGATCTCCATCCGCAGCTCCCACTCCTTGCGCGGCTCCTCGACGACCTCCAGCCGCTCGATCATGCGCTGGGTCTGCTTGGCCTTCGCGGCCTGCTTCTCGGTGGCCTCGACCCGGGCGTTGCGGCCGACCTTGTCGTTGTCGGGGGCCTTGCGGCGGGCGTTCTTAACGCCCTTCTCCATCCAGTTGCGCTGGGTGTGCGCCCGGGTCTCCAGGGCGGACCTGGTGTCGGCGTACTCGTCGTACTGCTCGCGGGCGTGGCGCCGGGCCCGCTCGCGCTCCTCCAGATAGGAGGCGTAGCCACCGCCGTAGGTGTTGACCTGCTGCTGGGCGAGGTCGAGTTCGACGACGCGGCTGACCGTACGGGTCAGGAACTCGCGGTCGTGGCTGACCAGGACGGTGCCGGCGCGCAGCCCGGTGACGAAGGACTCCAGTCGGTGCAGGCCGTCCAGATCGAGATCGTTGGTGGGCTCGTCCAGCAGGAAGATGTCGTAGCGGGAGAGCAGGAGTGAGGCCAGGGAGGCGCGGGCGGCCTGGCCGCCGGAGAGCGTGGTCATCGGCTGGTCGAGGCCGACGGAGAGGCCGAGCTGGGCGGCGGTCTCCGCGGCGCGCTCGTCGAGGTCGGCGGCGCCCAGCGCGAGCCAGCGCTCCAGCGCCGTGGCATAGGCGTCGTCCGCACCGGGCCGCTCCTCGACGAGCGCCTCGGTGGCGGTGTCCAGGGCGAGCTGGGCGGCGGCCACGCCCGTACGCCGGGCGAGGAAGGCCCGTACGGTCTCCCCGGGGCGGCGGTCGGGTTCCTGCGGGAGGTGGCCGACGGTGGCGGCGGGCGGGCTGAGCGCGAGCTTGCCGTCCTCCGGGGTGTCCAGGCCGGCCAGCAGGCGCAGCAGGGTGGACTTGCCCGCGCCGTTGGCGCCGACGAGGCCGACCACATCGCCGGGGGCGATGACCAGGTCGAGACCGGAGAACAGGACGCGCTCGCCGTGGCCGGCGGCGAGGTCTTTGGCGACGAGAGTGGCTGACATCAGGCCGCCGATGTTATCCGGCCGGGCCCGCGGCGGGCGCTCTACTATCCGGGGCATGGAACCCGGCCTGAAAACGCATGTCAGCGACGGCACCGCGACCGTCACGATCAGCAACACCGGCAAGCGGAATGCCATGACGGTGCAGATGTGGCGGGATCTGCCGCCGCTGCTGGAGCGGCTGGCGGGCGACGGGTCCGTACGGTCGCTGGTGCTGACCGGGGAGGGCGGGACGTTCTGCGCGGGGGCGGACATCGGGGCGCTGCGGGAGGCGGCCGGTGAGTCGCAGGGCCTGGCGGTGGCGGCGGAGGAGGCGCTGGCGGCGTTCCCCGGTCCGACGCTGGCGGCGATACGCGGCTACTGCGTGGGCGGCGGCGCCCAGTTGGCGGCCGCCTGCGATCTGCGCTTCGCGGAGGAGGGCGCGCTGTTCGGGGTGACGCCGGCCAAGCTGGCGGTGGTCTATCCGGCGTCCGCCACCCGGCGGCTGGTCCGGCTGGTCGGACTCTCCACCGCCAAGTACCTGCTCTTCTCCGGGGAGCTGATCGACTGTGCGCGGGCGCTGCGCACCGGCCTGGTGGACGAGGTGCTGGCCGAGGGCGAGCTGGGAAAGCGGGTGACGGAGTTCTCGGCCGTCCTGGCGAGCCGGTCGCTGCTGACGCAGACCGCGGCGAAGGAGCTGGCCAACGGCACCTGGGACGTGCCGCCGGCCGAGGCCGAGGAACGGGGCTCCCACTGGGCGGCGCAGGCCCGGGCGAGCGGCGACACCGTGGAGGGGGCCGCCGCCTTCCTGGAGCGCAGGGCGCCGCGCTTCACCTGGCCCGCGGGCTGAGCGGGCCGGGGCGCGCGGGCGCCGGGTGCCGGCCCCTCACCGCTCCCCCGCCAGCAGGAACCGGCTGCGCTCCCGCAGCGCCGCGGTGACCTCGGCCGGGGCCTTGTCCGGGGAGCCCGCGTCGTACGGCGGCTGCGGGTCGTACTCGATGCCGAGCTGGATCATCTGGGCCGTGCCGTCCCCGGCGATCCGGCCCGCCAGCGTCAGCCCCATGTCGATGCCGGAGGAGACGCCGGCCGCCGTGACGTACTTGCCGTCGAAGACCACCCGCTCCCCGGTCGGCTCGGCGCCCAGCGCCGGGAGCTGGTCCAGCGCGAGCCAGTGCGAGGTGGCCCGCCGCCCCCTGAGCAGGCCCGCGGCGCCGAGGATGAGCGAGCCGGTGCACACCGAGGTGGTCCAGGCGGTGGTGGCGTCCACGGCACGGATCCACTCGTGCAGCGGGCCGTTGGCCATCTGCGCGGTCTGCCCCGGTCCGCCGGGCACGACGAGGATGTCCGGTGCGGTGACCTCGTCCAGCGCGGCATCGGCGACCAGCCCCAGCGAGCCGGTCTCGTTGCGGTAGGGGCCGGTGCGTTCGCCGACGAAGACCGCCTCGGCCCCGGGCAGCCGGCTGAGGGTTTCGTAGGGGCCGACGGCGTCCAGGGTGGTGAACCGGTCGAAGAGGAGGATCGCGAGCTGCATGGCGGGTTCCTGTCGGTAGGGGTGGTGCCGGCCCGGTGAGGTCCCGGTGGCCGGTGTGGTTCAGGCTGCGGGCACGGGCGGCGCGGCCGGCCGGAAGCGGCGGCGGTATTCGGCCGGGGAGGTGTCCAGGGCGCGGAGGAAGGCGCGGCGCATGGCCTCGGGGGTGCCGTAGCCGCAGTGGCGCGAGACCTGCGCAATGCCGTCGGCGGTGTCCTCCAGGCGCCGGCGGGCAGCCTCCAGCCGGACCCGGTCGACATAGCGCCCCGGCGGCATGCCGACCTCGTCGCGGAAGGCCCGGGCGAAGTGCCGTGGGGACAGGCCCGCACGGTCCGCGAGGGCATCGACGGACAGATCCGCCGCCGGGTGCTCGGTGATCCACTGCTGGAGGTCGCGCAGCGGCCGCCGCTCGGCGAGCTGGACGGCGAGCTGGGCGCTGAACTGGGTCTGGTTACCCGGCCGGCGCAGGAAGACGACCAGGTGCCGGGCGACGGTCAGCGCGATGTCCCGGCCGAGGTCCTCCTCCACCAGGGCCAGCGCGAGGTCGATGCCGGCCGTCACGCCCGCGGAGGTGGCCACATCGCCGTCCCGCACGTAGATCGGCTCCGGTTCGACGTGCACGGCGGGGTACCGGCGGGCGAGGGTGTCGCAGAGCATCCAGTGGGTGGTCGCGCGGCGGCCGTCCAGCAGCCCGGCCTCCGCCAGCAGCAGCGCTCCGCTGCACACCGAGACCTTCCGCCGGGCGCGGTGGGCGTTGTCGCGCAGCCAGTCGATCAGCCGGGGGTCGGGGGCGCGGGTGCCCTGGCCACCGGGCACCAGCAGGGTGTGCGGTACCCCGGCCTCGGCGAGCGTGAGGTCGGGGACGAGCGTGAGCCCGCTGGTGGTGCGGACCGGGGCGCCGTCGAGTGCGGCGGTGCGGATCCGGTAGGCGGCCGGCTCCCCCCGGGACGCCCCGTGGAAGACCTCGACCGGTCCGCAGACGTCGAGTGCCTGCACACCGTCGAAAAGGACCACGAGTACCTCGCGCTGTTCCATGTCTCCATCCTCGGCACCGCGGCGGACGGCAGCAATGACGGGTTTCCCACCTTTCCTGCCACCGGCGGGCCAAAAGCGGAGGGTGCGGCCGGTTCCGGTCCCCTGGCGCTTGCTCCATACCCACCGGTCGGTAGCCTGCCTCCATGACCACTTCCAGCGCACTGCCCGAGCAGGCCGGCCGTACCTGCCACCACGTCATCAACCCCTTCCACTCCACGCACTACTTCGCGCCGGAGCTCGCCGCGGAGCTGGCGAAGGCCGGCATCGAGAACCGCAGCGCCGGCTACTTCGCCTGTCGTGGCGCGGCCATGGGCGCGGTGGGCCCCGGCACCATCACGGCGACCTTCTACAACTTCAAGCACGAGCTCGTCGCCGCGCACGTCCCGCACGTCTGGACGGTCACCACGCCGCAGGCGGTGCTGGACGCGCGGCTGCGCGCCGCGGACGCCACGCTGCGCCGGCTGCTCGGCCCGGAGGCCGTCGCCTCCCCGGAGATGGCCGAGGCCGCGGAGCTGGCGCTGCGCGCCACCGAGGGCTGCTCCCGCCGGGCCCGGCCGCTGTACGCCGCGCACGCCGACCTGCCGGTGCCCGACGCCCCGCACCTGGCCTACTGGCACGCCGCCACGCTGCTGCGCGAACACCGCGGCGACGGCCATCTGTCCGCGCTGCTGGACGCCGGACTCGACGGCCTGGAGGCGCTGGTCACGCACACCGCCAGCGGCCGCGGGATGAGCTACCAGGGCGTCATGGCGACCCGTGGCTGGTCGGAGGAGGACTGGAGCGCCGCACAGGAGCGGCTGCGCGGCCGCGGGCTGCTGGATGCCGAGGGCGAGTTGACCGAGGCCGGGGTGCAGCTGCGCAAGGACCTGGAGCAGGCGACGGACCGGCTGGACCGGGCGCCGTACGCGCACCTGGGCGCCGAGGGCGTGGCCCGGCTCACCGAGCTCGCCACCGGATTCACCACCGCCGTCATGGAGGCCGGGGCGTTCCCGGCCACGCTGTTCGGCAAGTGAGCCGGCAGCCGGGGCGGTGATCCGGCGGGCGGTCCGGGAACCGCTCCCGGGAGCAACGGCCCCTCGGAGGTGGCGAATCCGGCTTTCCGGGCGGGGGTGTGCGCGGCCGCACGCACACCCCCGGCGCCGGGGAACGGACACGAAGTGCCCGCGGGCCTGCGGGTGGCCGGGAAACCTCGCGGACACTCCCCGTCGGCTGGGCGGCACGACAGTGCGGCCCGCCACCCGGCACAATGCAGGCTCATGCAAGCGCTGGAAGGCAGGTCAGGATCAACGTGACGGCATCCACTGAGCCCATCGGGGCCCTCGGGTCCATCGAAGCGAGGATCGCCGGGGAGCTCGGCGTCAAGGAGCGGCAGGTGAAGGCCGCGGTCGAACTGCTCGACGGCGGCTCGACCGTCCCGTTCATCGCGCGCTACCGCAAGGAAGCCACCGAGACGCTCGACGACGCGCAGCTGCGCGCGCTCGAGGAACGGCTGCGTTATCTGCGGGAGCTGGAGGAGCGGCGGACCGCGATCCTGGAGTCCGTACGGTCCCAGGGCAAGCTGGACGCCGCCCTGGAGGCGCAGATCCGCGGCGCCGATTCCAAGGCGCGCCTGGAGGACATCTACCTCCCGTTCAAGCCCAAGCGGCGCACCAAGGCGCAGATCGCCCGGGAGGCGGGCCTGGAGCCGCTCGCCGACGGGCTGCTGGCCGATCCGTCGGCGGAGCCGGCCGCGGCCGCCGCGGCGTTCGTGGACGCAGACAAGGGCGTCGCCGATGCGGCCGCCGCCCTGGAGGGCGCGCGGGCCATCCTGACCGAGCGGTTCGGCGAGGACGCGGATCTGATCGGTGAGCTGCGCGAGCGGATGTGGTCGCGCGGGCAGGTCGCGGCGAAGGTGCGCGCGGGCAAGGAGGAGGCCGGCGCGAAGTTCGCCGACTACTTCGACTTCGCCGAGCCGTTCACCGCACTGCCCTCGCACCGGGTGCTGGCGATGTTCCGCGGCGAGAAGGAGGAGGTCCTCGACCTCACCCTGGACCCGGAGGACCCGTCTGCGGTCACGGAGGGCCCGAGCTCCTACGAGCAGTCCATCGCGCACCGCTTCGGTATCGCCGACCGCGGCCGCCCGGCGGACAAGTGGCTCAAGGACACCGTCCGTTGGGCCTGGCGCACCCGCGTCCAGGTGCACCTCGGGATCGATCTGCGGCTGCGGCTGCGGCAGGCCGCCGAGGACGAGGCGGTGCGGGTCTTCGCGTCGAACCTGCGTGATCTGCTGCTGGCGGCGCCCGCCGGGACGCGCGCCACGATGGGCCTGGACCCCGGTTTCCGTACGGGCGTGAAGGTCGCGGTGGTGGACGCGACCGGCAAGGTGGCCGCCACGGAGACCATCTACCCCCATGTCCCGCAGCAGAAGTGGGACGCCTCGCTGGCCACGCTCGCGAAGCTGGCCCGTGCGCACAACGTCGAGCTGATCGCGATCGGCAACGGCACCGCCTCGCGCGAGACCGACAAGCTGGCGGCCGATCTGATCGCCGCCCAGCCGGAGCTGAAGCTGACGAAGGTGATGGTGTCCGAGGCCGGTGCCTCGGTGTACTCCGCCTCCGCGTTCGCCTCCCAGGAGCTGCCCGAGCTGGATGTCTCGCTGCGCGGCGCGGTGTCCATCGCCCGGCGCCTCCAGGACCCGCTGGCCGAGCTGGTCAAGATCGACCCGAAGTCGATCGGGGTGGGCCAGTACCAGCACGACCTGTCCGAGGTGAAGCTGTCGCGCTCGCTCGACGCGGTCGTCGAGGACTGTGTGAACGGCGTCGGGGTGGACGTCAACACCGCGTCCGCGCCGCTGTTGTCGAGGGTGTCGGGCATCGGCTCCGGGCTCGCCGAGAACATCGTCACACACCGGGACAGCAACGGCCCGTTCCGCTCCCGCAAGGCCCTCAAGGACGTGGCGCGGCTCGGTCCGAAGGCGTACGAGCAGTGCGCGGGCTTCCTGCGGATCCGGGGCGGTGACGACCCGCTGGACGCCTCCAGCGTGCACCCGGAGGCGTACCCGGTGGTGCGGCGGATGGTGAAGTCGGCGGGCACCGAGGTCGGCTCGCTGATCGGCAACGCCTCGGTGCTGCGCGCCCTGAAGGCCGCCGACTTCGTCGACGACTCCTTCGGCCTGCCGACGGTCAGCGACATTCTCCAGGAGCTGGAGAAGCCGGGTCGCGACCCGCGCCCGGTCTTCAAGACCGCGGCCTTCAAGGAGGGCGTGGAGAAGATCGGCGATCTGCAGCCGGGGATGATCCTGGAGGGCGTGGTGACCAATGTCGCCGCCTTCGGGGCGTTCGTGGACGTGGGCGTCCACCAGGACGGTCTGGTCCATGTCTCGGCGATGTCGAAGACCTTCGTCAAGGACCCGCGGGACGTGGTGAAGCCGGGCGACATCGTGCGGGTCAAGGTGCTCGATGTCGACATTCCGCGCAAGCGGATCTCGCTGACGCTGCGGCTGGAGGACGAGCACGGCAAGGGCGGCCAGGCGGCGGGCGGCGGCGAGCGCCGCGGCGGCGGCACGGGCGGCGGCCGCGGACCGCGGGACGGCGGCCGGGAGGGCGGCCGGGGCGGTGCCCCGCGGCAGCGGCAGGGCGGCGACGGCCGGCGCGGGGGTGACCGCCGGGGCGGCCGTGACGCCGCGCCCGCCAACGACGCGATGGCGGACGCCCTGCGGCGGGCCGGGCTCCTGGGCAAGGAGCGGGGCGGCCGCTGAGGCTCGCCGGCGGCCGGCAGCGGCGGGACGGGCTCCCGCCGCTGCCGCGCCCGGTCACCGCGGCCGGATGACGACGCGCCGGCCCAGCAGGCTTCGGCCGCTGCGGAGTTGTGCCGGCGGGAGCCGCACTCCGAAGCCGCGGCCCGGCCGGTCGCCCCGCCGCGGCTCAACTTTGCTCAGCCGGCGCCCGCGTACCCGCGGATGCGCTCCAGCTCCGCCGCCACATCGGTGAGCGTGGCGCAGTCCGGGACCGGCCGCAGCGCGGAGCCCGG belongs to Streptomyces sp. NBC_01454 and includes:
- a CDS encoding DUF5941 domain-containing protein: MSTAILTGPPVAGSPLEADLRTLGFDVRTANDPAAAGELIAAVPAQERVAVVDPRFVGHLHALRLALTDPRFPAAAVPGALTVQPGARGALARAVGRIPVGAGTAHLTDVLTDTLTEALDRDGAGLHRVELGSLVATVALTPARREEAREAVAAVDDEAVRLRTAVKSRDGFFTTHCISPYSRYLARWCARRGLTPNQVTTASLLTALIAAGCAATGTRGGFVAAGLLLLFSFVLDCTDGQLARYSLQYSTMGAWLDATFDRAKEYAYYAGLALGASAASGSGGGDDVWALALGAMVLQTCRHVVDFSFNEANHDATGASANTSPTAALSDKLDSVGWTVWVRRMIVLPIGERWAMIAVLTALTTPRIVFYALLIGCALAACYTTAGRVLRSLTLPRLTPGGPPARRTDRAARALADLADSGPLAELIAAGARGRGRTGSFLAPVMAFLSAAVLLVWVLFQDDPTSWLTVGVAVCSALLAGAAVSRPLKGALDWLVPPFFRAGEYVTILVLAARSDVPGALPAAYGLVAAVAYHHYDTVYRIRGGTGAPPRWLVRATGGHEGRVLVVTVLAAALSPEGFTIALTALAVVLALLVLVESIRFWVSSQAPAVHDEGEPA
- a CDS encoding GlxA family transcriptional regulator — protein: MEQREVLVVLFDGVQALDVCGPVEVFHGASRGEPAAYRIRTAALDGAPVRTTSGLTLVPDLTLAEAGVPHTLLVPGGQGTRAPDPRLIDWLRDNAHRARRKVSVCSGALLLAEAGLLDGRRATTHWMLCDTLARRYPAVHVEPEPIYVRDGDVATSAGVTAGIDLALALVEEDLGRDIALTVARHLVVFLRRPGNQTQFSAQLAVQLAERRPLRDLQQWITEHPAADLSVDALADRAGLSPRHFARAFRDEVGMPPGRYVDRVRLEAARRRLEDTADGIAQVSRHCGYGTPEAMRRAFLRALDTSPAEYRRRFRPAAPPVPAA
- a CDS encoding SCO6745 family protein — translated: MTTSSALPEQAGRTCHHVINPFHSTHYFAPELAAELAKAGIENRSAGYFACRGAAMGAVGPGTITATFYNFKHELVAAHVPHVWTVTTPQAVLDARLRAADATLRRLLGPEAVASPEMAEAAELALRATEGCSRRARPLYAAHADLPVPDAPHLAYWHAATLLREHRGDGHLSALLDAGLDGLEALVTHTASGRGMSYQGVMATRGWSEEDWSAAQERLRGRGLLDAEGELTEAGVQLRKDLEQATDRLDRAPYAHLGAEGVARLTELATGFTTAVMEAGAFPATLFGK
- the idi gene encoding isopentenyl-diphosphate Delta-isomerase — translated: MPITPANGQTAGDPAVSTPGGAAEPIMLELVDEDGTTIGTAEKLAAHQPPGQLHRAFSVFLFDEKGRLLLQRRALGKYHSPGVWSNTCCGHPYPGEAPFAAAARRTAEELGLAPSLLAEAGTVRYNHPDPASGLVEQEYNHLFVGLVRAEPAPDPEEIGEIAFVTPQELADRHAEAPFSAWFMTVLDAARPAVRELTGHAAGW
- a CDS encoding Tex family protein, producing the protein MTASTEPIGALGSIEARIAGELGVKERQVKAAVELLDGGSTVPFIARYRKEATETLDDAQLRALEERLRYLRELEERRTAILESVRSQGKLDAALEAQIRGADSKARLEDIYLPFKPKRRTKAQIAREAGLEPLADGLLADPSAEPAAAAAAFVDADKGVADAAAALEGARAILTERFGEDADLIGELRERMWSRGQVAAKVRAGKEEAGAKFADYFDFAEPFTALPSHRVLAMFRGEKEEVLDLTLDPEDPSAVTEGPSSYEQSIAHRFGIADRGRPADKWLKDTVRWAWRTRVQVHLGIDLRLRLRQAAEDEAVRVFASNLRDLLLAAPAGTRATMGLDPGFRTGVKVAVVDATGKVAATETIYPHVPQQKWDASLATLAKLARAHNVELIAIGNGTASRETDKLAADLIAAQPELKLTKVMVSEAGASVYSASAFASQELPELDVSLRGAVSIARRLQDPLAELVKIDPKSIGVGQYQHDLSEVKLSRSLDAVVEDCVNGVGVDVNTASAPLLSRVSGIGSGLAENIVTHRDSNGPFRSRKALKDVARLGPKAYEQCAGFLRIRGGDDPLDASSVHPEAYPVVRRMVKSAGTEVGSLIGNASVLRALKAADFVDDSFGLPTVSDILQELEKPGRDPRPVFKTAAFKEGVEKIGDLQPGMILEGVVTNVAAFGAFVDVGVHQDGLVHVSAMSKTFVKDPRDVVKPGDIVRVKVLDVDIPRKRISLTLRLEDEHGKGGQAAGGGERRGGGTGGGRGPRDGGREGGRGGAPRQRQGGDGRRGGDRRGGRDAAPANDAMADALRRAGLLGKERGGR
- a CDS encoding enoyl-CoA hydratase/isomerase family protein — translated: MEPGLKTHVSDGTATVTISNTGKRNAMTVQMWRDLPPLLERLAGDGSVRSLVLTGEGGTFCAGADIGALREAAGESQGLAVAAEEALAAFPGPTLAAIRGYCVGGGAQLAAACDLRFAEEGALFGVTPAKLAVVYPASATRRLVRLVGLSTAKYLLFSGELIDCARALRTGLVDEVLAEGELGKRVTEFSAVLASRSLLTQTAAKELANGTWDVPPAEAEERGSHWAAQARASGDTVEGAAAFLERRAPRFTWPAG
- a CDS encoding ABC-F family ATP-binding cassette domain-containing protein, which produces MSATLVAKDLAAGHGERVLFSGLDLVIAPGDVVGLVGANGAGKSTLLRLLAGLDTPEDGKLALSPPAATVGHLPQEPDRRPGETVRAFLARRTGVAAAQLALDTATEALVEERPGADDAYATALERWLALGAADLDERAAETAAQLGLSVGLDQPMTTLSGGQAARASLASLLLSRYDIFLLDEPTNDLDLDGLHRLESFVTGLRAGTVLVSHDREFLTRTVSRVVELDLAQQQVNTYGGGYASYLEERERARRHAREQYDEYADTRSALETRAHTQRNWMEKGVKNARRKAPDNDKVGRNARVEATEKQAAKAKQTQRMIERLEVVEEPRKEWELRMEIAAAPRAGAVVATLRGAGVRRGTFRFGPVDLQIDWADRVAITGPNGAGKSTLLAALLGRLPLDEGHAALGPGVVVGEVDQARGQLFGDGGGQEPLMEAFRVHVPELSPADVRTLLAKFGLKAAHVQRPARTLSPGERTRAALALLQGRGVNLLVLDEPTNHLDLPAIEQLESALATYPGTLLLVTHDRRMLQAVHTTRRIEVDAGRITDRPV
- a CDS encoding ATP-binding protein translates to MPSGPPAEPPEELTSPLAYEGVWRFTAPALDASVPQARHAVRDLLAEQRVPVAAEIMDGLLLIVSELVTNAVRHAALLSPQIAVQLTIGPNWLQIAVEDSHPYRPKALEADQGDVGGRGLWLVKSLTAEAGGKCGVELTANGGKAIWAELPLAPFATSPPRVR
- a CDS encoding DJ-1/PfpI family protein, translated to MQLAILLFDRFTTLDAVGPYETLSRLPGAEAVFVGERTGPYRNETGSLGLVADAALDEVTAPDILVVPGGPGQTAQMANGPLHEWIRAVDATTAWTTSVCTGSLILGAAGLLRGRRATSHWLALDQLPALGAEPTGERVVFDGKYVTAAGVSSGIDMGLTLAGRIAGDGTAQMIQLGIEYDPQPPYDAGSPDKAPAEVTAALRERSRFLLAGER